The following are from one region of the Paenibacillus protaetiae genome:
- a CDS encoding tRNA threonylcarbamoyladenosine dehydratase: MLHQFSRTELAIGPEGLELMKGSTVAVLGIGGVGSIAAEALARTGVGRIILIDKDVVDITNVNRQIHALTTTVGQPKADLMRDRIKLINPECNAEALRMFYTEETYEQLFAYPLDYVVDASDTISYKVHLIKQCLERNIPVISSMGAANKMDPTKFRVADISKTHTDPIARVVRQKLRKDGIRKGVKVVFSDEEPMKPREDVTQRIVPDNAPEIRKAQQPPASNAFVPPVAGLIMVSVVVRDLLTKGGITL, encoded by the coding sequence ATGCTGCATCAATTTTCCCGCACGGAACTGGCGATCGGCCCGGAAGGGCTGGAGCTGATGAAAGGCAGCACGGTGGCTGTGCTGGGCATCGGCGGCGTAGGTTCGATCGCCGCTGAAGCGCTGGCCCGCACCGGCGTAGGACGCATCATTCTGATCGACAAAGATGTAGTCGATATAACGAACGTCAACCGCCAGATCCATGCATTGACAACGACGGTTGGCCAGCCGAAGGCCGATCTGATGCGCGACCGGATTAAGCTGATTAATCCGGAGTGCAATGCCGAAGCGCTGCGCATGTTTTATACGGAAGAAACGTACGAACAGTTGTTTGCGTACCCGCTGGATTATGTCGTTGACGCTTCCGATACAATTTCGTACAAGGTGCATCTGATCAAGCAATGTCTAGAACGGAACATTCCGGTAATTTCCAGTATGGGCGCTGCTAATAAAATGGACCCGACGAAATTCCGGGTGGCGGATATTTCTAAGACGCACACCGATCCGATTGCGCGTGTTGTACGCCAAAAACTGCGTAAAGATGGCATTCGTAAAGGTGTGAAAGTTGTTTTCTCCGACGAAGAGCCTATGAAGCCAAGAGAGGATGTTACGCAGCGGATCGTGCCGGATAATGCGCCGGAAATCCGCAAAGCGCAGCAGCCTCCGGCCAGCAACGCTTTTGTGCCGCCGGTAGCCGGGCTGATCATGGTCAGCGTAGTCGTACGCGATTTATTGACAAAAGGCGGAATTACATTGTAG
- the hisS gene encoding histidine--tRNA ligase, whose translation MSFQKSPGTQDILPGSVERWQYVEQTARDICRRFNFREIRTPMFESTDLFKRGVGETTDIVEKEMYTFTDRGNRSITLRPEGTAGVVRSYVENKIYGEPDVSKLYYIGPMFRYERQQAGRYRQFHQFGVEALGSADPALDAEVIALGYTFYTEVGLKGVRVEINSIGTPAVRADFRDKLLAFLEPKRELLCKDCQSRMDRNPLRVLDCKTDQHHFEGAPSILDSLDEECRTHFDKVQTYLTDMGIPFVINPKLVRGLDYYTHTAFEYKAEGIGAIDTIGGGGRYNGLVSEIGGPEQPGVGLGLGLERTIMLLEHQAQQLPDPHRLDVYLVALGEASERRVTQLTYELRKAGLRAERDYLGRKMKAQLKSADRFEARYTAILGDDELARGEIALKEMATGEQKVIPLDQLVQELAGNK comes from the coding sequence ATGTCATTTCAAAAGTCGCCTGGTACGCAGGATATTTTGCCCGGCTCGGTAGAGAGATGGCAATATGTCGAGCAGACAGCCCGGGATATTTGCCGCAGATTTAATTTCCGTGAAATCCGCACGCCGATGTTCGAATCCACCGATTTGTTTAAACGCGGCGTCGGGGAAACAACCGATATTGTCGAAAAGGAAATGTATACCTTCACGGATCGCGGCAACCGCAGCATTACACTGCGTCCGGAAGGTACGGCCGGCGTTGTGCGTTCTTACGTAGAAAATAAAATTTACGGGGAACCGGACGTTTCCAAATTGTATTACATCGGACCGATGTTCCGTTACGAACGCCAGCAGGCGGGACGTTACCGCCAGTTCCACCAGTTTGGGGTAGAGGCGCTTGGCTCGGCCGATCCGGCACTGGATGCCGAAGTAATAGCGCTTGGCTACACGTTTTATACCGAAGTAGGCCTTAAAGGCGTTCGTGTTGAAATCAATTCCATTGGCACACCGGCCGTACGCGCCGATTTCCGCGATAAGCTGCTTGCTTTTCTGGAGCCGAAACGCGAGCTGCTGTGCAAGGACTGTCAATCCCGCATGGATCGCAATCCGCTTCGTGTGCTGGATTGCAAAACGGACCAGCATCATTTTGAAGGCGCGCCATCCATTCTGGACAGCCTGGATGAAGAATGCCGCACCCACTTTGACAAAGTGCAAACGTATTTGACGGATATGGGCATTCCGTTTGTCATTAATCCGAAGCTGGTGCGCGGGCTCGATTATTACACGCATACCGCTTTTGAATATAAAGCGGAAGGTATCGGCGCCATTGATACGATTGGCGGCGGCGGCCGTTACAACGGCCTGGTGTCCGAAATCGGCGGTCCTGAACAGCCCGGCGTTGGTCTAGGCCTTGGCCTGGAGCGTACGATTATGCTGCTGGAGCATCAAGCACAGCAGCTTCCCGATCCGCACCGCCTGGATGTCTACTTGGTAGCGCTGGGTGAAGCTTCCGAGCGCCGCGTCACGCAGCTGACGTACGAGCTGCGTAAAGCAGGCCTGCGTGCAGAGCGCGATTATCTGGGCCGCAAAATGAAGGCGCAGCTGAAATCCGCAGACCGCTTCGAAGCGCGTTACACGGCGATTTTGGGTGATGACGAGCTGGCGCGGGGCGAAATTGCCCTGAAAGAGATGGCGACCGGCGAGCAGAAAGTGATTCCGCTTGATCAGCTTGTACAAGAGCTGGCAGGCAACAAATAA
- the dtd gene encoding D-aminoacyl-tRNA deacylase has translation MKVVVQRSKQAKVTVDGAAVGEIEFGLVLLVGITHEDTEADVRWMADKTAGLRIFEDEAGKMNHSVVDVGGQILSVSQFTLYGDCRKGKRPNFMAAARPEQAEPLYEQFNEALRAQGLTVQTGVFGAMMDVSLTNWGPVTLILDSKQ, from the coding sequence GTGAAAGTAGTGGTGCAGCGCAGCAAGCAGGCAAAAGTAACGGTGGACGGCGCGGCCGTGGGCGAGATTGAATTTGGCCTTGTACTGCTTGTAGGGATTACGCATGAGGATACGGAAGCCGATGTCCGCTGGATGGCGGATAAAACGGCCGGTCTTCGGATTTTTGAAGATGAAGCGGGCAAAATGAACCATTCGGTTGTGGATGTTGGCGGCCAAATTTTGTCAGTGTCGCAGTTTACGCTATACGGCGATTGCCGGAAGGGCAAACGCCCGAACTTTATGGCGGCAGCCCGCCCCGAGCAGGCGGAACCGCTATATGAGCAGTTTAACGAAGCGCTGCGCGCGCAGGGGTTAACGGTGCAGACCGGCGTCTTTGGCGCTATGATGGATGTCTCGCTCACGAACTGGGGCCCGGTAACGCTTATTTTGGACAGCAAACAGTAG
- the aspS gene encoding aspartate--tRNA ligase: protein MMLKTHACGQLSKADVGQTVTLNGWVQRRRDLGGVLFVDLRDRTGIVQIVFNPDFSGDAQALGERARNEFVLAVEGTVVERDPETFNPNLATGEIEVRVHKLEIMNPAKTPPFPIEDGVEVDENLRLKYRYLDLRRPEMQRTLLLRSKAAKVFRDFLDGEGFIDVETPILTKSTPEGARDYLVPSRVHEGEFYALPQSPQIFKQLLMVGGLERYYQIARCFRDEDLRADRQPEFTQVDIETSFLSQDQLLSMMEQLVQRLFRETVGAEIPAPFQRITYADAMNKYGSDKPDLRFGLEIEDITDIVSTSDVKVFASVAASGGVVKALNAKGCATWSRKELDDLQPFAARYGGKGLAWITVKDGEWKGPIVKFLKPEEIAALTERLQVEDGDLLTFSADKKKVVADVLGNLRLKVGRELGLIDESAYKFAWVVDFPLLGWDEEAGRYVAEHHPFTRPKDEDLHLFDTDPGQIRAQAYDLVLNGYEVGGGSMRIFKREVQEKMFAALGFSMEEAQEKFGFLLDAFEYGTPPHGGIAFGFDRLVMLLTGRTNLRETIAFPKTANATDPMTDAPSPVEASQLEQLHIRTVLKPAPAKQPAAAAAGEKKE from the coding sequence ATGATGTTGAAAACACATGCATGCGGCCAGCTGTCCAAAGCGGACGTCGGCCAAACCGTTACGCTGAACGGCTGGGTTCAGCGCCGCCGCGACCTTGGCGGAGTTTTGTTTGTGGACCTTCGCGACCGCACAGGAATTGTGCAAATCGTATTTAACCCGGATTTCTCGGGCGACGCGCAAGCGCTTGGCGAACGCGCCCGCAACGAATTCGTGCTGGCAGTGGAAGGCACGGTCGTTGAACGCGATCCGGAAACGTTTAACCCGAACCTGGCAACCGGCGAAATTGAAGTTCGCGTTCATAAGCTTGAAATTATGAACCCGGCGAAGACGCCTCCGTTCCCGATTGAAGACGGCGTTGAGGTGGATGAGAACCTCCGCCTGAAATACCGCTACCTGGACCTGCGCCGTCCGGAAATGCAGCGCACGCTGCTGCTCCGTTCGAAAGCGGCCAAAGTATTCCGCGACTTCCTTGATGGCGAAGGCTTCATCGACGTGGAAACGCCAATCCTGACGAAAAGCACGCCGGAAGGCGCGCGTGACTATCTCGTGCCAAGCCGTGTGCATGAAGGCGAGTTTTACGCGCTGCCGCAATCGCCGCAAATTTTCAAACAGCTGCTGATGGTTGGCGGCCTCGAGCGCTATTACCAAATCGCGCGCTGCTTCCGCGACGAAGACCTTCGTGCGGACCGTCAGCCTGAATTTACGCAAGTCGACATCGAGACGTCGTTCCTGTCTCAGGATCAGCTTCTTTCGATGATGGAGCAGCTGGTACAACGCCTGTTCCGTGAAACGGTTGGCGCTGAAATTCCGGCTCCATTCCAGCGTATCACTTACGCGGATGCGATGAACAAATACGGCTCCGACAAGCCGGACCTTCGTTTCGGCCTGGAGATCGAAGATATTACCGATATCGTATCGACCAGCGATGTCAAAGTATTTGCAAGCGTAGCGGCAAGCGGCGGCGTAGTTAAGGCGCTGAACGCCAAAGGCTGTGCAACGTGGAGCCGCAAAGAGCTTGATGACCTGCAGCCGTTTGCGGCACGCTACGGCGGCAAAGGCCTGGCATGGATTACCGTTAAAGACGGCGAATGGAAAGGCCCGATCGTTAAATTCCTGAAGCCGGAAGAAATTGCCGCTTTGACCGAACGTCTGCAAGTGGAAGACGGCGACCTGCTCACGTTCTCCGCCGACAAGAAAAAAGTCGTTGCGGACGTGCTTGGCAACCTGCGCCTGAAAGTAGGCCGCGAGCTTGGCCTGATTGACGAATCGGCATACAAATTCGCATGGGTCGTAGACTTCCCGCTGCTTGGCTGGGACGAAGAAGCCGGCCGTTATGTGGCTGAGCACCATCCGTTCACCCGTCCGAAGGACGAAGACCTGCACCTGTTCGACACCGACCCTGGCCAAATCCGCGCGCAAGCGTACGACCTTGTCCTGAACGGCTACGAAGTAGGCGGCGGTTCGATGCGGATATTCAAACGCGAAGTGCAGGAAAAAATGTTCGCAGCGCTTGGCTTCTCGATGGAAGAAGCGCAAGAGAAGTTTGGCTTCCTGCTGGATGCGTTCGAATACGGCACGCCTCCGCACGGCGGCATCGCATTTGGCTTCGACCGTCTGGTTATGCTGCTGACAGGCCGCACGAACTTGCGCGAAACGATTGCGTTCCCGAAAACGGCAAACGCAACCGATCCGATGACCGACGCTCCATCGCCGGTTGAAGCTTCGCAGCTGGAACAGCTTCATATTCGTACCGTATTGAAGCCGGCCCCTGCAAAACAGCCAGCAGCAGCTGCTGCCGGCGAGAAAAAAGAGTAA